Part of the Vigna unguiculata cultivar IT97K-499-35 chromosome 3, ASM411807v1, whole genome shotgun sequence genome, aaaaacattttaaaatgttagtTGAATACACCTCCTTCTAACATCAACAAATTAAAGAGAATACCGTTTTTACATTCTGTGGGACGTGAAAGTGCACAGATTTCTCAGCCgtagaaataaaacaaaagcaaAATCCAACGGTCACGATGAGACAAGGGAAACCAATGGTTGTGATGCGATCCCAAAGTAATCAAAATCTTGAGCAAGAAGTAAACCGTGTAAATTTAAAGAACTATGCATTAAATCAAATGTTGTAGAGAAAAAGTAATAAACCCTAGAAACACAGTCACGTAGGAATCTGGGTGAGAAAGAAAATGGTGTTATGGGAGATTACCCTTGCCACTGCCTATTTTTTGGGCCTCAAGCGAACCTACAGGCTCGCCCTCAGGATTCAGCGTAGGATCCTAGCCCCAAAGATCCGTCCATTTGTTCATCggtatatttttctcttctttgatcttcatcatttcatgCAAATGCGGTGTGGATTCGTGTTCctgaaaaataagtaaagaagtGGATAAATTAGGGATTTAGATTACAAATAGGGGCAACAATGTTGCTTTGGTTTTGTTATGCATGTTAGACTGTCTTATTAAGTATTGGACTTGGTATGTTAGGATTTTATATCTCGGAGCAGGAAAATTTTCCTTGCCTATCCTTTGAACGAGAAATTTGTGTCTTCGTTTTTTGTATTCCCGTCATTTGAATTTGTGGATGCTGGACGTCTGAATCGACTTTGGACCTGTATGGATACTGGAAAAACGAGTTATTGAGAACTTTTTGGCTATAAGCATAAAACTTATTTTCGAAAGCTCTTTTAGTTTTGTATTCAAACGTGCTTTTagtttgagaatatccattttccccccattttttttttgtttttaatttcttgctCATGAAGTCAAGTTTCTGCGTCAGGAAATGTTATGTCCTTCTAGAAGTGACAAGTTGCTGGTGCTGTTAGTGAACGGCATTTGTGTGTTTCAAAGTGTTTAAATCTTGGTGTCGTTTGGGACATGGAATGTACTAATTTTCAGGGAAATTCTGGGAGGAACATCAAGAAAAGATTTAatgtttttcaataaatattgtaTCCAAATTCCAATCATTCTAGCTTGCCTCACCTAGGAGGATCGAGTTTAGTTGTCGTTGCCCTCTATTTCCAGAGGACTGAAAATTAGTTGATGAAAGTTTATCTATTTGAGTGACACTGGGTAACAAGTTTAGGAAATAAATAGTGCACAAGCTGTGTTTTGGAGTAACTTTTGTGATTTACAATAATAAGCttggaagaaaaagaattgTAATTTCCAATAAATTTTTACCAATACCGAGAGTGTGTTCAAAAGAATATATCAGTTAGTTAGTCAGATTTGGTATGTAATCATAGCgtgatatttttctttctctctgttTTCCTATGCCTTGCCATGAACacataaaaatgatttattaatgttagtatctattagtaataataatacaatttctTTACTTGTTTGTTACTTCACAGACGAACACGAGCTGTGTTCAGTGTAGCACTGAAAGCTAATCAGAGCATTCAAGAAAGAGACATTACATTTGGTAGGAATATGGGAAACTACATTTTGCAGCGGCTAAATAGAATGAAACCAATGGCTCAAACTCCGGGTGGATCACCCTCCATTGGTGCTCATCGCCCAAGTTTACAAATGACAAAGCTTGCATCAAGTTTTTCCAACAGCAAAGCTTCTAGTTACTATCAATTATTCAAGAGGAAATCAGGTAAACAAAGCACCTGGTTCCAACAACAAAGCATATGGTCAAAGCCTTTCCCCTCCATTGTAAAGATGATGCGGCCTCGAAGTCTTGCTGGGACTACCACCGATTGCAGGCACCTCAATGTCAATGCTTCTCATGCTTTTAGGCCAAACTACAGAGTAAATTGGCCAGGTCATGGCATTAGGAAGGACATAATGCAATGGATGGTGCGAAACTAACATCATATATTCTGGCAGGGGACAGTATGGTAAATACCGGAAACCAGTGCTGATGGAAGCTGCTTTTATTTTCTGCCCCagactttttcttctttttttcaataatcTTTGTACATAGTTTGTTGATTTTCCTTTTGGAGAATGAACTTTGTGGGGTTTGTCTGTTAGAGAACCGCAGAATTGATCAATAAATTCTACCAGGTACCTAGGAAATGGAATAAACAAGAATGATTTCACTCCCAATCTAATGAAGATTTCTGAAATTGACAACATCTTGAACTAGTAATTATTTTCCTTTGCAACACTTTATTATTAAACCATCATCAAAATTTCAAGCTTGAATTTTTGCTATTGTTATAATTTACACAATTAACTCGCATCGCCAAGAAGAAAAAgcataaaaatattctttaaattaGCATGAAGTTGGGTGACGAAGCATAGTAAGGACAACAGTAATAcagaaaataacttaaaaaatttatttgtataagAAAAAGTTAGATGAAAGCGTTTACGTGAAAAAtaacttcaaatatttaattgaacaGAAAAAGTTATCCCACAAAACTGAAATCTAAATTAAATCATATCatgattttacaaaaattatatgtatatggaaagaacttttttttttttctttttataagcTATACCCAAAGAGACTTTGATAGAGCTATCtggtaaaaatatatattaaattgtaaCTTTTTGGTAATGAAATACATAACAAAAACGAATTAAAATGTgcaattctttttactaaacGCAGGAggagaaaattttcatttgttGTCTGTTAGAGAAATATATCTCTCACCTTCACATATTCACATATAGATGGATTGAAAGACAATGAATTAGGAAAGAAATGAATTGATTGTATATTGTTGGATgtttaacacaaaaaaaaaaaaaaaaactccaatgACCACATTGATGTACATTTGCTGCCACACTGAAAAACTGTTTATTTGAGGCTTTTCACTTCTTCACTCTATTCTGATagcaaaaaaactaaaaacacatTTGTTGCATAACCTAATCTTTAATCCTAATTCTTCTTTAAACGACCACCAAAGCTTGCCAAAAGTTCTCAAAGACTAACATATTGTTGTAATGGAGTAAAAAAGTTACACccaaaagaaaagtgaaaaagacCATTGGAATACAGTAGAAAGATCATTTCAAAAGTCAGGGGGTGCAGCAAACAAAAACCCTTATGTTTTCGGCTCATAGCATGTTAAGGAAATTTCTTACTGTACCTTCATAATTTCAACATTCACCTccataaacttaaaaatttcaGTTTTACTTTCTAATTTAGATaactcaaaatataaatttatattttgaaatatatatttatttattttagaataaaaaataaaatattcattccaaagcataaaatttatattcgaaaCTTATGTTTTAGATtatgtattttagaatataaattttgtatcacGGATTATacatcttaaaatatatattttattttatatttaaaattatacatatcaaaatataaatttaatattttaaattataaatttgtaatctaaattatatattgtagattatacattttaaaataaattttattccaaatCATATACTTCtgaatatatttaaacaaagacataagaaaaatgaatgtaGTTAGAAAAGCATTTTTCCTTAATCACCAGGGCGGCATAATGGGGTCTAAAGACGAACTGAAGAAAATAAGGGTTATATAAGTAATTTCATTGTCCCGGGTCCTGAAATATATGGAGGTGCAATTTAAAGGCATATTTGCTCCACCTTACTTCTCTGGTATTTTCCGGCGATCACTGCTTCCAGTTTGACATGATTGACGACCCGTCCCATTGAAGTATAGCTGTTGCGCTTTGTACACAGTGAGCACCTCTTTTATATCTCTTCCCAATTCCTAATTTCATTACACTATTAGAGACATAGCTCAATCGATTATTTTGTTAACATTGGTTATGGGTAAAATCAGTGTGTAAGGGTGCGTGCTTTGTTTATCATGTCAATTTGATTACTTTTTCACAGATTTAAAATGGGTTCAACAGGTAATACACCGTTGTTAGGTTTAGAGGATACATATCAGAGTGTGGAGAATTGGGTATCTTTAGGACTAGGTTAACAAAAGAgactatttgtttttatttattttgaataaagattctttgatttaataattttctgaATTCACAatgtttttggtttatttttataaattttatgattgtCTTATATTCTAACCCATTCCCAATTTTAGAGATTGGAAGATCCTCACTGGATATTATATTGACACAGTGATGTTTAATGTTAGGTTTGGGACTGTTTACGTTTTGATTCTCTTCTCACATATGTGTGTTTTGACTAGTTTATTATTGGCACATTTCGATTTGGATTAGTTTATTATTGGAGAAAAACAGTcctattattttacatttttttggaGAGCTTTGTGAAAGAAAGGTGATATCAATCGCCAAAATTGTATGCTATATGGAAAAGTTCGGGATCCTTGGATTCGAAAGCAATCCAGATTCAAATAGTTTAGAGGCCTAAGAAAATTCTGTTTGTGAAAGGTATAAATTGCGCTTTGGATTAAACTGTTAGGCATAGGTACAAAGTAGGGAAAGTCAGCATTTGGGTAGCTTGTTTGCGTaattttttactgttttttatCCTATGCATTTCAAAAATAGTTGGttatttgttttgatttgtGGTCTTGTGATGATCCTTTTGCATCTCTTTGTTCTTTTTGCTGGGAACGGGTGTTTTAGAAGTTCGTTTTACTCTTAAACTAAAGATCACACTGGTGATATATTTTAGAATGTTACAATTAGTTCTCTTGCGCATTTTTTCCAAAACCGCATCTAGCTTTCTGAAAAGCTTAGTGCTGTAAATGGAAGGGGACTAGAAAactgttttaatttggtcctcttTAAAGTCTGCACACCATAGCTTTCCATCATTCCACGGTGAAAGTTTTTGGAAATTTGTTTTCTTGTGATGAAATCGGTTCATCAAAtcctatatttcaattttacttgCTGAATTGTTTGATTGTCATAAAATTACCATAGGGTTAACTGGTAAAGTTCTTATGTGAACATGCCCACTAATGGATAATTTATTAGTTGTTGAGTTAGGAAActgatgtgtttttttttttttttttaaattgggaATTTGATTGTGGTTTCTAGAATCAATGGAAGGTTATTCATTGTTCTGCAGGATTTTATTCTTCTGGGATTTAATCTAGGTGAATTTTGCTACTTTTGCTGGTATTTATACACGGATCCCTTTTATTTTCTATGGTTATGTTGATTGTAATTCTGGGTTTCTCTTGGATCAAATTTCTTCTTGTAATTTTATAGTATGCAAATTTTTAGGTTATATAATAAACTAAGGGTGTTTAAGTAATTTGAAATGGGGACGTGGACATGGATGATTATGGGACAGGTATTTAGATAGCCATTTTCGTCTCCAAACCCAATGTAAAAATCTGATATTATATTACTCATAAGCATACTTGCACCTAGTCAATGAGGGAATTAGTTGTCGAAATCAGAACAAGTTTGGCCCATAGCCGTGATGGTGTTTATAGTTGCCATCCCTAAGGAAAAGTGAGTTACTGTTGGTGTAAACATTCTATCTCTGTTTTGCAAATCCTGGCTTCTCGTAAACCAAAAGATGTCCCTAAGTGACTCCCTATATGATGTGATCATGGAAG contains:
- the LOC114176556 gene encoding uncharacterized protein LOC114176556, which translates into the protein MVLWEITLATAYFLGLKRTYRLALRIQRRILAPKIRPFVHRRTRAVFSVALKANQSIQERDITFGRNMGNYILQRLNRMKPMAQTPGGSPSIGAHRPSLQMTKLASSFSNSKASSYYQLFKRKSGKQSTWFQQQSIWSKPFPSIVKMMRPRSLAGTTTDCRHLNVNASHAFRPNYRVNWPGHGIRKDIMQWMVRN